A genomic segment from Juglans regia cultivar Chandler chromosome 14, Walnut 2.0, whole genome shotgun sequence encodes:
- the LOC109014018 gene encoding outer envelope protein 39, chloroplastic — MGAQKSIHAGKAKIDVNVDLTHKLCASLMLTPFRSTGSPLSLIIGSLYIKHPNLFGGSEKLDVSWDKGLYDSNVLVAYRRPRPEWLAQQSFIIQHSISPEIGVHGVPMDNFSRSGSGSVNLSRLSVGLDLNEPASSKWSSATSIKFEHVRPVNDDGRSISRDLDGFPVTCSGNVHDSMVVLRQESRFAKADECSFSRFSLQIEQGIPVLSKWLIFNRFKFVASKGVKLGPAFLLASLTGGSIVGDMAPYQAFAIGGLGSVRGYGEGAVGSGRSCLVANSELTLPLNKMLEGAIFMDCGTDLGSGHHVPGNPALRHGKPGSGIGLGYGLRFKSQFGHFQVDYAINGFQQKTVYFSISNLAS; from the exons ATGGGAGCTCAGAAGAGCATCCATGCTGGCAAAG CCAAGATTGATGTTAATGTTGATCTCACTCACAAGCTATGCGCTTCGTTGATGCTTACTCCTTTCAG gagCACTGGTAGTCCTTTATCTCTGATAATTGGGAG TCTTTACATTAAACACCCGAACTTATTTGGTGGAAGCGAGAAGCTTGATGTATCATGGGACAAGGGCCTGTATGATTCAAATGTCTTGGTAGCTTATAGGAGGCCGAGACCTGAATGGCTTGCTCAACAGTCTTTTATTATTCAG CACTCAATTTCACCTGAGATTGGGGTCCATGGTGTTCCCATGGACAATTTCTCTCGTTCAGGCAGTGGGAGTGTGAATTTGTCTCGATTATCAGTTGGTTTGGATCTGAATGAGCCAGCAAGTTCCAAATGGAGCAGTGCAACCAGCATAAAATTTGAG CATGTTCGTCCGGTGAATGATGATGGCCGCTCAATAAGCAGAGATCTTGATGGGTTTCCTGTGACTTGCAG TGGCAATGTCCATGACAGTATGGTAGTGTTAAGGCAAGAATCTCGTTTTGCAAAGGCAGATGAATGTAGTTTTTCTCGT TTTAGTCTGCAGATAGAGCAAGGGATTCCGGTTCTATCTAAGTGGCTAATCTTCAATCGGTTTAAATTTGTTGCTTCAAAGGGAGTCAAACTTGGGCCAGCATTTCTTTTAGCAAG CTTGACAGGTGGTTCCATTGTAGGCGACATGGCTCCTTACCAAGCATTCGCAATTGGGGGTCTTGGCAGTGTTCGAGGTTATGGTGAGGGTGCTGTTGGATCTGGAAGATCGTGTCTGGTTGCTAACAGTGAATTGACATTACCGTTG AACAAGATGTTGGAAGGTGCTATTTTCATGGACTGTGGAACTGACTTAGGTTCTGGTCATCATGTACCTG GAAATCCAGCTCTGCGGCATGGCAAACCAGGATCCGGTATTGGGCTGGGATATGGTCTTCGGTTTAAATCTCAGTTTGGTCACTTTCAGGTTGACTATGCAATCAATGGATTTCAACAGAAAACTGTCTACTTCAGCATCAGTAACCTTGCCTCCTGA